A window of Amaranthus tricolor cultivar Red isolate AtriRed21 chromosome 8, ASM2621246v1, whole genome shotgun sequence genomic DNA:
AAATTGAGACGAATCTTGATTTCATATCAATATGTTTTTTGtatagatcgatgagaaatcataatcaaattttgatattaaaattcataaattctctttggagaaaatatatgaaaatgagTGAGTACTATTATTTAGTTATGATAAGAAATCATAAtcaaagttgatatttagaaaatataatgtATTTATCGGGACATCAATCCAACATGTTGTATCACCCTCCATCACCTGAATCACTAGAAAGCTGATTAAAATGTGAATGCATCATATATTATTTCCTTTATACTACTATAATTGATAATATAATCCACATAGAAATTAAATGAACCTGTAAATAAAAGCTTATGCATGATATTGTATTAAGCTTcgttatattattattctaacattaacaatatacgttaaaaaacaaattctaatgtcaataaaattaaatttttaataataatagaaatggTTTATCTAATCTATGCCAAAAGGTATATGTTCAGAGTCATCAATTACCTCatttaaacaactttattttaaaaaaaatctcttaattattttttttcttatctaCATTAAGTAGAATTgataaaatatcattatttgctacattttattttttaagaaattcaatgagttatttttattagttatatattgatttatgcataactaaaaattattaaaaaacatattttatgaAACtatgattcaaacaagattcacGTGACTATATTTTTTAGAGAATATTCTTAAATGAAGTTGGTCAAATAAAGTAAATATTGCTCAAAACCTATGCCTTGTAATACTTTTTTCGTTCCATTATACAtactatatttgaatttttacgTAATCCAATAAATTATTTCTATTAGTTATATATTGATTTATGCATAACTAGAAttatataaaagtaataattttataaaactatgattcaaataagatccacttaagtatattttttattacatatttaccttaatgtataaaataagcTCGAATGATAAATTATATCAATAACTGCAATGTAGTATGTATTTCAGAAGAGGAAGTTAAAAATAGTATACTTAATAATAAAGTTTTTTAAGTTTGGCGAATCATTCTTAATCACAAAATAATATAGAAGTTACACTTGAGACTTAATTAGCataatttaacttattaatcATTTGTGATAATATCCTTTTAATTCTACAATTAGCCAAACACTTAGTTTACACATAATTAATGCATGTAAAAATAAGAAGAAACTTGTACCCATATAGAATAATTATTTATACAAGGTAAAAAAATTTGTTGTTATTAACGTTGACTtcgtattttctttttattatttaattcataaaaaaacttGGGTAAAGCTAAGTTAGCTTGCTTAAGACGAGtcaagggaaaaaaaaaagagatcgGAAAAACAGAAGCTAATGTAAAGGTTTTTTTGCAAGAGAAAATGGCCGACAAAGCTTAGAAAGTGGGGCAACCCGGAAGATGGACAAAGTCACTATTCCGGGTCCAATCTTGTATGGGCCTTGAGGGTCAAGTTTAACCCTTGTCTCTTTGATATGCTGTCGGTATGGCTTTCTCAAACTTTGTCTTAATTAAACTTTACTTTGTCAAGGTAATCCTAGTTGTTTATATTTTGTCAGCTTGTTTTATATGATACTGTTTCAACATAAGACGAATCTATTTAATTAGTTTTGATTTCTAATTGACTATTTTTATATTGTaactaattaatttaacataCTAAATATACACGAGTCAGTATAATAGAGatgatattatcataaaatCAACTCAGTTAAACTTTGTGAATTTTGGCTTAATCTTTGTGAgagaatttttaatattttgcttTATTTAACATAGATTGAAACTAAATATAGAAAATGATATCATTGCTAAATTTCTTTATactaatattttgttaaatgtAATAAATTAAAGGTTTTAATATTAAGATATTTGTTCTAATTATTTgcttataaattatatatttaaggtAACTTTAGTATATCCAAGTCAAATATAATAAGTTCTATGTTGAATAGTGAGATTCatgtttgattgatgaattatttAATGACATGATTTTCTTTCATGAAATTTTATATACATGTTGGCTACCTAAAATATAAATTCAATACAAGTTTTCCATGAATTTGAGGAGTTGAATAGATATGTAGGACATTTTCTCAAAGAAAAATAcatattaacttttatataaaCTTTTCATTtgtaacaaaattttattttccttgAAATATTACATACAAAACATAGTATGTtccaatattaaaaaaaaattaactttaaaaattataatcttTGTATCtcttgtttttaagcttattaCCTACATACATGttataataattgttttattattaatcttagTGTTTAAGTATATAACGTATTATAAGACTCAATcatcagtttaagtttttggcTAAACCACAACGACATATTATATACAATAACAATTAGCTAGtattaaaactatttttattattattacaacttTCTTTCAGATAAAAACCTTTAGACGACCatcatgttttcatataaattagaaaacattacttagaataatctaacttttttataattttcctacaataatctcacctattgattaaccatgaataatcttaaCTTCAAAAGATATTTTTCTACAGTATGCCCGGTAACCCAATGACTTGTTATAGcaggttttattttaaaaaaagataaattaaaataaaatgtcgaaaagaatgtgaaaaaaatatttttacaaaattctgatttttttaattatttaggattttttatgtaaattttcaaaaatttctctatttttacattaattttcaatttatttttttggtgaattacctactgtAGCAGGTCATCGGGATACCTACgtatattctaggaaaatacccctaaaattgaaattattcatactaatcaataaatgagattattgtagaaaaatcatgaaaatattaatttttcctataaattAAGGTCATTAATTACAATTTTTACACAAAACTAAATATAGTGATGAACTAGTCGAAAGACATAAGTTTGTTTGTTGTttctagacctgggaaaatttgatccgacccgaaaatgaacccgggacccgacccaACAAAatccgaacccgaccgacccgaaagcgacttaatccgaaacatgaccgacccgataattacccgaccgaaaatgacccgaccggaaaccgacccgttttgacagatttaatatcaatttttagagtaatttcaatgttagaattcatttcaaataaaattttagttttcaaagtatctcaacatattgagtatatcacttgaaccctaaaactcatcaatagatctcaaaaaacacgtatttaacgtctttttagccatcgtaattatttttctttaaaaacaagacgttataatcatcttaattgaatacatgtatcttgttaaatcagtcaaatgagtttttaattcttctacatttcaataagcaaatcaatataatttatacgaacgtttcgcacgtttgaatgagcttttcaaaaaacgaatgtcgctactctaaattataaaacgcgtatcctataagacgaaataagtacatagttagttgtatatctttccaacatgaaaattgtgaagataattttaatgtcatttttatctaacgttacaattataataaacaaaataacttttataaagcgcgtatcttacaagtctttcaaaataagtattaattcccctatttttcttgcactgaaatgaacctgacataccaactattttttgaaaatcgtacatgtaatttctctaatgattttttttagacattttaatgattttttttttatgttgaattagtcgattggatattctaatgttttatggtaacccgttgggtcaatccgaacctacccgaaacccagagtcatccgacctgaaactgacctgatccgaaactgacctgacccgaaaatgacccgaccgaaattgatccgacccaaaacccgaccgaccgaccgttttcccaggtctagttgTTTCTGTAACGTGACAAAACTTCCAATATAATAACTCAAAATATATATGATAGATTAAATCTGCAAGTTACCAACCAAATCCACACATTGTAATAATAGTTCATCTTAcaatattaattcaaatatatatgCCCGAATCATCAAATCGAACCaagattttttttctgaaaggaaaaaaaaatatatttgttccATTATGAGAGTTGATGCGTAGCTTTCCTACAAGattgattataaatatttgttGCGATGCCGGATTTTTTAAAATGGTATGtttttaatacatttttaaaATACAATTTTGCAACATCAATGAattataaagtatataatagAATCTACtcaaaaaaagtatataatagAATAAACATTTagtataaataatttatttctttaattttcataaacATGTACAAAAGAATTCAGAACAAATTAGATCAATACATAACTTATTACTTATACAATTATACTTCCTCTGTCTCATTTGAATTACAGTTCATATATAAAGATGTagatattaatttatagttgatgaataagataaataaaaatgggataaaagaaagtggttgatattaaaaaaatacaatatgTCTCTCCattaccaaaagaaaaaaataattatactaaGTAAGACCAAACTAAAAATTGAGTGTAAATTAAATAGCTTTTACATTgagtactatttttttaaaatgacaGGGTGCATACTTATTAGTTAGTTTTGTCGGAGTtatcaattattattactattcaactaatacttaattaaatttattgaatttaattACTTTTAGGTCAAAGTATTTTCgaattgaataaaaattaatatttatttgggcTAACCCTTTAAAAtatattctatatttctatACATCAGTAAAAATTTAAATCTTATACTCTAAGTTATAACATTGTTATACAAATTGTTTGCAATTTATATTTGGATAAATATCACTTATTCTAAATTATGGTTACAAAAAggcaaaaataataacaaaattaataaccttaatttaattttgtcatTTATCAACattgttattaatttctttATCTTATACGTATAATTAAAGATTCACAATCGCAAAAATAGAGATATTTGTATCATGTAATATGGCAAATATTTAAGATGGAGAAACAATATTGTATTTCTTCCTCTAGATGTCATTTGGTTTATTATGTGttgaataaattatgaataataataataataataataataataataataataataataataataataataataataataataatgtaaaataagaataatacaaTAAGAAAACCTGATTGGATCAAATTAAATCGAAGAAGATATGTCTTATAAGAACTAtaatacaataattaattaattattcttaTAAGAACTATAATACAATAATGTAGTATTATAGTTCTTataagaataattaatttaaaaatatttataatactaCAAATTAATACAATAAGAAAACCTGATTGGATCAAATTAATCACATCAAATGAGGCCAAATCACTAAAATAGAAAAGATCTTAATAAATTTAATCTAAAACCATTTAAATAAGATGAAGAGAACAAATGTAAaataatcttacaaaaattaGAAGTTTAATTTCAAATCATCAAATTTACCCTTATTATAAAATATGATTATGACAATATGGTCTATATGTTCTTCAAAATTTTCCCTACACAAAAATAGATCgataaattgtatttgattttaTCAAGgtcttttattcaaaatttatttagtacttagtactaaatCAATCTATAAAATCTCGATAATACGATCATTTTCCATCTTTAATTAATGTTTcctttagaatttttttatgtatatataattttttcatcttttattttGTACAATATTACTAAAAAGGTAATTGTATATATCTTCGctataaaacaaaaacaaaaacaacctataaatatttcaaaagtaTATGAATTTAAAAGGGAATACCAAATTAAATCGAAGAAGATATGTCTAGATTATAATTCTAATCATACTGTCATACATATTCCTTAGTctataaaaataagaatattatttttctaataatagaaatGGATAAATACTCTTCAGTAAGATGACACAAagattcagaaaaaaaaaagagtatattttaataaagtcattacatgtttaatttagaaaagaaaattataatccAATAGGTTTTTTAGTGGGGTAAATATCATGGATGAGGTAATGTATCCAGAATTGATAATGTGGTAAATTAAATAGGATAAACTAAAATAGTATATAAGGCAAAATGAGAAGAACAACATAGTAATATAGAAGTAttacttattaatttttttatattgcaaattaatttttagtgtTATACAATGCAAATTATGCATAGTCCTTAATAGaagtatattataattattaattttctaataataacactaaataaacaaataaataagtgtTTACATTTTGTTTATGTCCATGTCAAAAGTATGGATCCATAATATGCTAACATGGCAAACTTTATTCACTATATATATGACATCTACTCACCTACTTGGTTTCATCATCTCATACTCAAACTCTTCTCTTTTTTCTCACTCTATCTCTAGAGCAAATTCTCCAACTTTCCCCGCGTTAACAACAAATACAAACAAAAATCTAAACTTTTCTTCATTTCCAAATTACAAATCCCAGAAAACTCTACTCCTTTCCACCAAATTAAACTACTTAAAAACAATGAAGATGCACTTGTCAACTTTAGCTTCTACCAATAGCCATGGTCAAGACTCGTCCTATTTCCTTGGTTGGGAAGAGTATGAGAAAAATCCTTACCTTGAATCCGATAACCCGGATGGTATGATCCAAATGGGGTTGGCTGAAAATCAGCTTTGTTTTGATTTACTTGAATCATGGCTTACCAATAACCCAGAACCCGCTTCGTTTACCCATAATGGTCAATCGGTTTTTAGACATCTTGCTCTCTTCCAAGATTATCATGGCCTTCCTGAATTCAAAAAAGTAAGTCTTACTTTCATCACTTTACTAATATCATATAGCATGGGGAGTTTCGAGCATGTTTAACATGTTCGATCGTATAGGACCCCGAAATATAAAAggtctcaatattaaattatttagtaCTCTATATATTAGGCGTTTAAGATACAAAAtagttagaaaaatatcataatttttaaaattacaaatagaatttgttaatttttgctTCGTCCTTATCAGACCGTCTCACCTAGAGATGCACATCTCATAATATTATGTcatacatattatgagaatataaatatCTTGTTTGAAGTTTTCTTGTTAAAAGATGGTCTATCTCAATGGTAAATCTAAAACGCGTGATTTTATCTTGAGTATTAACTAACCAATTATAGCTTTGCTTGTTACAGGCTTTCGTAAACTACATCTCAATGTTAAGGGGAAATAAAGTATCATTTGACCCTAAGAACCTTGTTCTCACTGCTGGGGCTACTTCAGCAAATGAGACTCTCATTTTTTGCCTTGCTTGCCCTGGGGAGGCTATCCTTATACCTACACCATACTATCCAGGGTaagtattttaatttcttattactctaaagaaatcaactcaactaaaagtttaagctaccaactcaaccaaaagcttaagcttatggttgaggccccaggatatgttatatactctaacaaatatAACTAAATAGATTATGATCTTATAATTTCAGGTTTGATAGAGATCTAAAGTGGAGAACAAGAGCAGAAATAGTACCAATAAAGTGTACTAGCTCAAACGGATATAAGATCACAAAATCAGCCTTAGAAGAAGCATACAACTCCGCCAAGAACCAGGGTCTAAAGGTTAAGGGTGTTCTTGCCACAAACCCATCAAACCCACTTGGAACAACCTTATCAAAAGACGAAATCACCCTCCTACTCCATTTCATTTCCACCAAAAACATCCATCTAATCAGTGACGAAATTTACGCCGGAACTGTCTTTAATGGACCTGGATTCATGAGCGTCATGGAAGTTCTAATGGACAAGAAATGGGCCCACAACAAAGAATTATTCAATCATGTTCATATCGTAACAAGTTTATCCAAAGACTTGGGCCTTCCCGGGTTCCGGGTCGGAGCTATTTATTCCAATAACCCACTTGTAGTCTCAGCTGCCACAAAAATGTCAAGTTTCGGTCTTATCTCGTCGCAAACCCAATACCTTCTCGCAAAATTATTGTCCGACATAAAATTCATGGAATCCTACATATCCCAAAACCAACGTCGACTCAAGACCCGACACTCAATATTAGTGTCGGGTCTAAAAAAAGCCGGTATTAACTGTTTAGACAGTAATAGCGGTTTATTTTGTTGGGTAGATTTAAGGCATTTGCTAAAATCCCCAACATTTGAATCCGAAATGGAGTTATGGAAAGAAATTGTGTACAATGTTAAGCTAAATGTTTCGCCCGGATCATCATGTCATTGTAGCGAACCCGGTTGGTTTCGGGTCTGTTTCGCTAACATGTCGGATAATACCATGGATCTTGCTCTTCTACGTATTAAAGATTTTGTTGATtcgaaaaataataaaaataatcatcatGCAAAGAAGAATTCAAGAAGAATAAGATCTTTGAGTAAGTGGGTTTTCCGATTGTCTTTCGACGGGGATAAAGTGCCGGAAGAACGATAAGACAACGACATCCAAAATATCTcagtgtaaaaaaaaaaataaaaaaaaataattgcgtTGATGATTATAGTTAATTAGTTAGTGTGAACACTAATTATGCGTATGTGTCtgagtaattaattttttcctgCCATAAGTGATGATTAATTAGCTTGGTGATATGCAGGgtgaatatttaatttactgttTTTGGGAGGGTCGGCCTTATTTTTGAGGGAATTGATTTAAAAGTAAGATATCAATTCCTTTTTAGAagaattattgttattattatatatatgaaacGACTAGCTAGCTTTGATTATggagtataatttaatttaatttaaatgttacatttatacattatattattttttccaATTATTATTTAGCTTCTATATTCTTttgtattaaataatatatggTAATTTTGTGATTTCTTCATCTCCAATTTATAACTATAAAAAGATTCTTTTAGGAGCCTAATTAATTATTTGGCCATGAGCAAGtataacttattttattttttcaacctaccttataatgaaaataaatactttagaaattaaatatatcaataatattcaataaaagtatatttatagtatgaaattaataatttaactaGAAAACATGAATCAGTACAAATGAGTTTTCGTAAATGAGAATAAATttagacaaataaaattaatttaataagaataaatttaatataaaagaaCATATTATTTAGTTAGTTAAATGGAGAAaggtattatatatattttctaataatatgtcaaattaagaaaatttacaaatttagaAATGGTGATTGGTCAAAGCATAGATTAAGTAGTTCACATGCACTTGGCAATGCCCAattatttgaataataaatatagAAGTAGAGATTCTACATACCGTTGATGTTCTATTTTGTTAGTTAAGATCCCGTTGAAAAAAGacattactaataataatttcacatgcattattattattattattattattattattattattattaatagctAGTTGGTTTGGTAaggttataaaaatataatcatcTTTGAAAACTTTATATCTATACATTATCATAGGGTTGTTTTTGTTAATATTTgggtttgaaaataaaagataaaaaggagatttaaaaacttaagacgtaataaataatataataatttattgttttttattgtttatatttgaattacctattaaaaaaacactaataacttatcaattatttcacaaaaaatataaattatatctaaattttatacaaattaataataacctTAGTACATGAAGATAAAATACATGGTCTCTAAAAAATTTGAGGCCCTGAACGGTAGCTCACTTTGTCCTTATTAGTCGATGACCGTAATTGTACTATTGTGacccttaatttttttaattacgtgtaattaataattgtaaaaattaatataatacattaagacaaattaaatacaattttatttaactaTATTTATTCTTATCATAACTGCTAATAAGATAAAGACGCTAACATCATCCAACCTAAAAAATGATACTTCTTTTCTATGTCTTAACTTTTCATGAGAAGATTTTTCCTTCTGTTTTATTTGGTGATTCATTGACTATTAAACTCACTAAGCACAACCAATGCATTATTAATCTCCCCTTAATATCTCATTTCTAAATCATTTTCCAAAGTTTTGGAAAATACTATATTCATAATTGTTTCGTACATGAGTGGTGAAagaaataaaaagtatatttaCTATGACATTGAAATCCACTATtactttaatttgaattttcttttattaagagtatatttttttcgtATTGATTTAcataaattataagtaatctaCCTTTTTGTCAACTTTTAGGTTCCAATGGGAAAAGTTTGTTCTTTTTGCTAAAATATAAGTAATTGGTATAGGAAAATCATTCAGAATTTTCGACTAACATGAAAATTAGTCGAAAATTTCGTTTAACACAAATAATAGGAAATTTAGTCGGAAAATTTAACTATTTAATGATAGTTAAAAAATTCAGTTAGCGTAccagtttttgttttttttttttctgtatatTGTGTTTTGAGATACATAGTATTTACTGATGGTTTAGTAATTTTATTCTATTgagtatttgttttattttatttttctagtaaaagtaaaaataatgtgGAATAAATAAAgaacctaataataaataatgcaacGTGGAAAGATTTGTTTTATAACACACCGTATGTTGCTTCAAAAGAACACAACAATTAAACACGAAGTAGTAGTAATTAGTAAATGATTGTTACTACCAACGGCGAGATAAACGGCGAGGTTGGCCGGTTTTACTTCCCCTTACTTTGAACCGACCACCACTCTTTTTCATGGAGTATGTCTCTGCGTGATTTTAACGTCATTTGAGCCGTTATAGTAGCCTACTTTAACTGGGTTTTAATTTAATGGAAAAACTTTAtagtaatataattaattattcatgaaGTGATGAAGATTAATAGTACACAAGTTTGTGATTATTAGAGATAAGCACATTTAATTtggatagatatatatatatatatatatataatgtaaatGATAAGATTAATATGTAGTTTTAGCTAcaacttgcaagttgcaaccatATTATTGTTCATTGGATCTTGAAAAAACTGGGTAGGAGAATCTCCTTGTTCTAAGACAAAATCTTTGTGTAAGCTAATTTAGTGATGAATTGaaatttaattcttataatCCATTGTATTTGTATACATAGAATTGTGTGGCATGTACTCTTATTAAGGCTTCTTGTTAATACTACTACCATGAAAATTAATAGAAGTTGTACTCACTAGTTCTAAAAGTAGGGATTAACATGTACCGGATCTGCTTAGAGTCAAGTCAGATTCATATTCAGACTCTATTTTTTCTAcacttatattttaattttgatccaTGGTAATTGGTGGGTCTAGTCTCTAAATTAATTTTAGTCTCAATCATTTTTGTTTTCACtgtaaaatataatcaaatatatataactatTCAAGAtacatttatataatatttatcaaACCACTTATTTATTAATGAGACTTTTAATTTCTAATGTTGATAAAATAATCTCTACTTCATTTGTCACAAGAAGTTTAAGTGATTGCTTTTAAAGAATAAAGTGGATAATTGTAATAACAAAGATagagaataaattgtgtggataaaactaaaagaatGGTTTAAATAtatggataagattaaaagaaagtgatgatccattgtctaaaaataaaaatgatgcaaattaagtgagaCATGTCAAATAGTGCAAATTGAATGAGACAAAGAGAGTAATTCTTAAAATAAGTCTACACCAATAGAAAAATACCAAAGTAAAATACATAAATTCTAGGAAAAATTACTCCGATCTGTTTATCCTTCTCCATCTGAAATGTAACTCGTACTACTTTTGGGTTTTGATTCTATTTTTGATCTCTGATTTTGCCAATAATGGCTGAACATCCTAGATAAGGTGAACCATCTagtattaattctccaacaaaaAGAATACTACGTAATCTTGATTTCTTATACATTTAAAAGTATTGCTTAATAATTGCAGGGTGAGGCATTCGACCCAAATTTCGACGGATTCAACCTAATGGAAGTTCTTGAGGCATAAGTGGAGCTCCGCCACGTGATAAGTTCTTCATCGACAATGATGGACCTGAATTTCTGTCTGCTcttgtaaattaaaaatagttaagaaATTTAGGGAAGGtcaagaaaatgaaaaagaatacACAGAGAAGGTGGCAGTGCGTGGGAAGGGAAGgatattctaattttttaatttttttgttattttattttatttt
This region includes:
- the LOC130820813 gene encoding 1-aminocyclopropane-1-carboxylate synthase 3-like, producing MKMHLSTLASTNSHGQDSSYFLGWEEYEKNPYLESDNPDGMIQMGLAENQLCFDLLESWLTNNPEPASFTHNGQSVFRHLALFQDYHGLPEFKKAFVNYISMLRGNKVSFDPKNLVLTAGATSANETLIFCLACPGEAILIPTPYYPGFDRDLKWRTRAEIVPIKCTSSNGYKITKSALEEAYNSAKNQGLKVKGVLATNPSNPLGTTLSKDEITLLLHFISTKNIHLISDEIYAGTVFNGPGFMSVMEVLMDKKWAHNKELFNHVHIVTSLSKDLGLPGFRVGAIYSNNPLVVSAATKMSSFGLISSQTQYLLAKLLSDIKFMESYISQNQRRLKTRHSILVSGLKKAGINCLDSNSGLFCWVDLRHLLKSPTFESEMELWKEIVYNVKLNVSPGSSCHCSEPGWFRVCFANMSDNTMDLALLRIKDFVDSKNNKNNHHAKKNSRRIRSLSKWVFRLSFDGDKVPEER